The Mucilaginibacter yixingensis genome window below encodes:
- a CDS encoding cellulose binding domain-containing protein has product MRIFTLKRCQLALIALLGAWQAKAQTPAFPGAMGFGKYAPGVRGSSTREVYVVTNLNDSGTGSFRDAVSKSGRVVVFAVGGIVKLTTDVSVASNITIAGQTAPGDGIVFFNKGISFTGADNTICRFLRIRLGATGNSGNDATGLAHGRNIIFDHLSVSWGMDENFSINWDNKGNSPDNITIQNSIIGQGLFRENHSAGGLIQTPDGGRVSLLQNLYMSNKTRNPKVKGVNEFVNNVVYDWGNGHRLDQDFNYEWAADAYIMGGSTGVSEVNVINNYFVGGPLTPPTKTTPFSRGTGTFNIYGSGNYFDNNQNGALDGAEVPFDSTGYPGITAEAFKQQPFLYPTINPTMTAAQAYQHVLDSVGAWYPRRDQVDGLMLDEVASKGTKGMYVYRETDLPFSNGGLGNVFGAPAPLDTDGDGMPDAWEDANGLNKNDKSDAVAFSTNDPRYLNIEMYINSLVSTPPPVFIKPPTNLALTATSVETPPSSKVKLTWVDNADNETNFVVERSTNGSTFTDIAHPNANALTYTDSVGLVPNTTYYYRVKAVNATDVSAYTSVVSIATPPVPTAPALTANPTPTNGFQYASLTSGKLTLKWTGGTNTLTYSVYLGTDTASMVKQGDVAYSTAPSYTTGVLNDNTVYYWRVDAVNAKGLAKGQVWSFRTPPIIPQGLVGNWAFDEPLDAGTTQVADSTAYNNTGALGLDADNNVRIVGKIKNGLDFASADPSIYVVRLPNQDQLYLDKSSFSISFWMKAPATLLPQDNNTSAYLLCKGSITRNATTGALGKRFDIEFKNKQIRFAIDDDNDAGGGGKDELQVNGVPFFTNNWTHVVVVRDVTSKKLLMYMNGTQVGSVAISKANSGIGEASALVLGNIGELEFLATTNKPAPYKGMLDEVKVYNYVLSPSEITALASVKNTQTIAFTAIPEQKVDAADFAPQAIASSGLPVTLSSSDTTVATIVNGKIHIIAAGTANITAKQGGDANYYAAANASQQLKVTKYNQTIDFAAIAEQKVDAADFAPQVVASSGLPVTLSSSDTTVATIVNGKIHVVAAGMANIMAKQNGNAKYYSADSTSQQLTVTKYKQTIAFSTLPGKIAGDADFSISATASSGLPVTFTSSNNSVATVSGNTVHITGTGSVLIKATQAGNAHYADTSSTQTLTVRNLNVQVQALDGDNGKLTNNTIRPYLKLVNSDSVAVTYNQLTARYWFTAENFTGINTFIDYAQMGSGNVSMQYVALSQPRNGALGYVEYTFTGNTSLAAGANSGPIQSRVANKDWSDLSEADDYSYPGSTSTYTANPHITLYRNGLLIYGQEPEVAPAVAKVNVTYQSQNGGNNTIGTYLAVNNTGNVPLNYGDLKVRYWFTKEGTASLNYTVDYAKLGNSQISGTFAPISPVQNADTYLELSFASSAGALSPLSSTGNIQYRITKTDWSAFTQTNDYSYLARTSAMQENSHIAVYYQGQLIYGTEPGTNGTNALALNNYAASMLAPVQNGSSLANDLPESILVYPNPLASSRQLSVNLTSDLLNKDINLKIVNSFGQVMQTNSFHGNNGSISFAVNGNYMPGVYFIKVNDKPMVRLLVN; this is encoded by the coding sequence ATGAGAATTTTTACCCTTAAACGCTGTCAACTAGCATTGATAGCTCTTTTAGGTGCGTGGCAGGCAAAGGCCCAAACACCCGCTTTTCCTGGCGCTATGGGTTTTGGCAAGTACGCGCCGGGCGTCAGGGGCTCTTCAACCCGCGAAGTTTACGTGGTAACCAACCTAAACGACAGCGGCACCGGCTCATTCCGCGATGCGGTAAGTAAATCCGGCCGCGTGGTGGTGTTTGCCGTGGGCGGTATTGTAAAGCTCACAACGGATGTTTCTGTAGCATCAAACATTACCATTGCCGGTCAAACTGCCCCTGGTGATGGCATCGTATTTTTTAACAAAGGCATCAGCTTTACAGGTGCCGATAATACCATTTGCCGCTTTCTGAGAATCCGCCTGGGCGCTACCGGTAACTCTGGCAATGACGCCACCGGCCTGGCACATGGCAGAAACATCATCTTTGATCACCTCTCGGTATCGTGGGGTATGGATGAAAACTTTTCTATTAACTGGGATAACAAAGGCAACTCGCCCGATAACATCACTATCCAAAACTCCATCATCGGTCAGGGCCTCTTCCGTGAGAACCACTCGGCAGGCGGTCTGATTCAAACCCCCGATGGCGGTCGCGTGAGTTTGCTGCAAAACCTGTACATGAGCAACAAAACCCGTAACCCCAAAGTAAAAGGGGTGAACGAGTTTGTAAACAACGTGGTTTACGACTGGGGTAATGGGCACCGTTTAGATCAGGATTTCAATTACGAATGGGCTGCTGATGCCTACATTATGGGCGGCTCGACCGGTGTATCTGAAGTGAACGTCATCAATAACTATTTTGTGGGCGGACCATTGACACCTCCCACCAAAACTACGCCGTTCTCTCGCGGTACTGGAACCTTTAACATCTATGGATCAGGTAATTATTTTGACAACAACCAAAATGGTGCTTTAGATGGCGCCGAGGTTCCGTTTGACTCAACTGGTTACCCAGGCATTACCGCTGAGGCGTTTAAACAACAACCTTTCCTCTATCCTACCATTAACCCAACAATGACCGCCGCACAGGCCTATCAGCATGTGCTCGACAGTGTAGGTGCCTGGTACCCACGCCGTGACCAGGTTGACGGGCTGATGCTTGACGAGGTGGCCTCTAAAGGCACCAAAGGCATGTATGTTTACCGCGAAACCGATCTGCCTTTTTCAAACGGTGGCTTAGGTAACGTTTTTGGCGCTCCGGCCCCGCTTGATACCGATGGTGACGGCATGCCTGACGCCTGGGAAGATGCCAATGGCTTGAATAAGAATGATAAGTCAGACGCCGTTGCTTTCAGCACCAACGACCCAAGGTATTTGAACATTGAGATGTACATCAACTCTTTGGTAAGCACACCTCCTCCGGTGTTTATCAAACCTCCTACCAACCTGGCACTCACTGCTACCTCGGTTGAAACACCGCCAAGCAGCAAAGTAAAACTAACCTGGGTTGATAATGCCGATAATGAAACCAACTTTGTTGTGGAGCGCTCTACCAATGGCTCTACCTTTACAGATATTGCTCATCCTAACGCCAACGCGCTTACTTATACCGATAGCGTTGGATTGGTACCTAACACCACCTATTACTACCGTGTAAAAGCGGTTAACGCAACAGATGTATCGGCATATACATCGGTAGTTTCTATTGCTACGCCGCCTGTTCCAACAGCGCCGGCATTAACTGCCAACCCTACGCCTACTAACGGATTTCAATATGCATCGCTCACATCGGGCAAGCTTACCCTGAAATGGACCGGCGGCACCAATACCCTAACTTACTCGGTTTACCTGGGTACCGATACCGCCAGCATGGTAAAACAGGGTGATGTGGCGTACTCAACCGCACCGTCATACACCACCGGTGTGCTAAACGACAACACTGTATACTACTGGCGTGTTGATGCCGTAAACGCAAAAGGCTTGGCTAAAGGACAAGTCTGGAGCTTCAGAACCCCGCCTATCATTCCGCAGGGACTGGTTGGTAACTGGGCCTTTGATGAGCCACTGGATGCGGGCACCACCCAAGTGGCCGACTCGACCGCTTATAACAACACCGGCGCTTTAGGTTTAGATGCCGATAACAACGTGCGCATAGTTGGTAAAATAAAGAACGGACTAGATTTTGCCAGTGCAGATCCAAGCATCTACGTAGTTCGTCTGCCTAACCAGGACCAGCTGTACCTGGATAAAAGCTCGTTCTCAATATCCTTCTGGATGAAAGCGCCTGCTACCCTGCTGCCGCAGGATAACAATACCAGCGCTTACCTGCTTTGCAAGGGTTCTATCACCAGAAACGCTACTACCGGCGCACTAGGTAAACGCTTTGACATTGAGTTTAAAAACAAACAGATCCGCTTTGCTATAGACGATGATAACGATGCCGGCGGCGGTGGTAAAGATGAGTTGCAGGTTAACGGCGTACCATTCTTTACCAACAACTGGACCCACGTGGTTGTGGTGCGCGATGTAACCAGCAAAAAACTACTCATGTACATGAACGGCACGCAAGTTGGCTCGGTAGCCATCAGCAAGGCTAACTCGGGTATTGGCGAGGCCAGCGCACTGGTGCTAGGTAATATTGGCGAGTTGGAGTTTTTAGCAACCACTAATAAACCTGCGCCTTACAAAGGCATGCTGGACGAGGTAAAAGTTTATAACTATGTGCTTTCACCATCAGAAATAACCGCTTTGGCCAGCGTTAAAAACACGCAAACCATTGCCTTTACTGCTATACCGGAACAAAAAGTAGACGCCGCCGATTTTGCACCACAAGCCATTGCAAGCTCCGGACTACCTGTAACGCTGAGCAGTTCTGACACTACCGTGGCTACCATTGTTAACGGCAAGATCCACATTATTGCCGCTGGTACCGCAAACATCACAGCCAAACAGGGCGGCGATGCCAATTATTATGCAGCAGCTAATGCAAGCCAGCAATTAAAAGTGACCAAATACAATCAGACTATTGATTTTGCTGCTATTGCTGAACAAAAAGTAGATGCTGCCGATTTTGCACCGCAAGTTGTTGCAAGTTCTGGCCTGCCGGTAACACTGAGCAGCTCTGATACTACCGTGGCCACCATTGTTAACGGCAAAATTCACGTTGTTGCTGCGGGTATGGCAAACATCATGGCCAAACAAAACGGTAATGCCAAATACTATTCGGCTGATTCTACCAGCCAACAACTGACGGTTACCAAATACAAGCAAACCATTGCCTTCAGCACACTACCAGGCAAAATTGCTGGCGATGCTGATTTCAGTATATCGGCAACCGCAAGCTCTGGCCTGCCGGTAACTTTTACCAGCAGCAATAACAGCGTTGCAACAGTAAGCGGCAACACGGTTCATATCACCGGCACTGGTAGCGTATTGATTAAAGCCACACAAGCAGGCAATGCACACTATGCCGATACCTCCTCTACTCAAACATTAACCGTACGCAACCTAAACGTGCAGGTGCAGGCCCTTGATGGCGATAATGGCAAGCTGACCAACAACACCATCAGGCCATATCTAAAACTGGTTAACAGCGATTCTGTAGCCGTAACCTACAATCAACTAACCGCTCGCTACTGGTTTACTGCCGAAAACTTTACCGGCATCAACACCTTTATTGATTACGCGCAGATGGGCAGTGGTAACGTAAGTATGCAGTACGTTGCCCTGAGTCAGCCACGCAATGGCGCCCTGGGTTATGTGGAATATACCTTTACAGGCAACACGTCGCTTGCCGCAGGCGCTAACTCCGGACCAATACAATCGCGCGTAGCAAATAAAGATTGGTCTGATTTGTCTGAAGCCGACGATTATTCATATCCAGGCAGCACCAGCACTTATACCGCCAATCCGCATATCACGCTTTACCGTAACGGTTTGCTTATCTACGGTCAGGAGCCTGAGGTTGCACCTGCTGTAGCTAAAGTCAATGTTACCTATCAAAGCCAAAACGGTGGCAACAACACCATCGGCACTTATCTGGCTGTAAATAATACGGGCAATGTGCCGCTTAATTATGGTGATCTTAAAGTGCGTTACTGGTTCACTAAAGAAGGTACCGCCAGCTTAAACTATACTGTAGATTACGCCAAACTGGGCAACAGCCAAATCAGCGGAACCTTTGCCCCTATATCGCCTGTGCAGAACGCCGATACTTATTTGGAGTTATCATTTGCCTCTTCAGCCGGAGCATTAAGTCCGCTGAGCAGCACTGGTAACATTCAGTACAGGATTACCAAGACCGATTGGTCGGCCTTTACGCAAACCAATGATTATTCCTATCTGGCACGCACATCAGCCATGCAGGAGAACAGCCACATTGCGGTTTACTACCAGGGGCAGTTAATTTATGGCACAGAGCCGGGCACCAACGGAACAAACGCCCTGGCGCTCAACAACTACGCTGCATCTATGCTTGCGCCTGTACAAAACGGCAGCAGCTTAGCTAATGATTTGCCAGAGAGCATCCTGGTATATCCAAACCCATTAGCCAGCAGCAGACAACTTTCGGTAAACCTGACATCAGACCTGCTGAACAAGGATATCAACCTGAAAATCGTAAACTCGTTTGGCCAGGTAATGCAAACCAACTCGTTCCATGGTAACAACGGTTCTATCAGCTTTGCTGTAAATGGTAATTACATGCCAGGCGTTTACTTTATTAAGGTGAACGACAAGCCAATGGTTCGCCTGTTGGTTAATTAA
- a CDS encoding VIT1/CCC1 transporter family protein: MHHEQHLKSSDTIRDIVIGMSDGLTVPFALAAGLSGAVNASGIVVTAGLAEIVAGSIAMGLGGFLAGKTEMDHYRSELKREYEEVEKVPEVEKKEVMEIFADFGLSEPLQQQIADEMARDKDKWVDFMMRYELGLEEPHPNAATKSAATIGLSYAIGGIIPLSPYFFISSANTALGYSCIIGLLCLFIFGYLKSKVTGQPVWSGAIKVAITGALAAGAAFGIAKLIGAH, translated from the coding sequence ATGCATCACGAACAACACCTCAAAAGCTCTGATACCATCCGCGATATTGTGATCGGTATGTCAGACGGATTGACTGTCCCCTTTGCTTTGGCTGCCGGTTTAAGCGGCGCGGTTAATGCGTCGGGGATAGTAGTTACTGCTGGTCTGGCCGAGATTGTTGCCGGTTCCATTGCCATGGGACTGGGCGGTTTCCTGGCCGGAAAAACAGAAATGGATCATTACCGTTCTGAGCTGAAACGTGAGTACGAAGAAGTAGAGAAAGTGCCCGAGGTAGAGAAAAAGGAAGTAATGGAGATATTTGCCGACTTTGGACTATCAGAACCACTCCAGCAACAAATAGCCGATGAAATGGCTCGTGACAAAGATAAATGGGTTGATTTTATGATGCGCTATGAGCTCGGACTTGAAGAACCGCATCCAAACGCGGCCACTAAAAGCGCCGCTACCATTGGCCTCTCCTACGCTATCGGGGGAATCATCCCGTTATCGCCTTACTTCTTTATCAGCTCGGCTAATACCGCACTGGGCTATTCTTGCATCATCGGGCTTTTGTGTCTGTTTATTTTTGGCTATTTAAAAAGCAAAGTAACCGGCCAGCCGGTGTGGAGCGGCGCTATTAAAGTGGCCATTACCGGCGCGTTGGCAGCCGGGGCGGCCTTTGGCATTGCAAAACTTATTGGCGCACACTAA
- a CDS encoding cytochrome b/b6 domain-containing protein yields the protein MTAITPIRTDIDHPQRTKRYSSSLRLWHWLNAVVITGSLLTVLVNSTILKSKTATQAVKSALAEKKVTVDDGQAKAVVHQLRDTVWEWHTYIGYTLAALFLFRLIMEFFQLADQKLTHKISKAYHQFFIVKKQRELSRHEFWVKTLYAVFYLLLLITVITGLDLAFEDQIPALKSFHFLKQVHAFNMYLIIAFIIVHLVGVCLAERKERDKGIVSDMINGGNA from the coding sequence ATGACAGCTATTACCCCTATCCGAACAGACATTGACCATCCGCAAAGAACAAAACGCTACTCATCGTCGCTACGGCTTTGGCATTGGCTCAATGCGGTAGTTATCACGGGCTCGTTGCTTACCGTGCTGGTCAATTCTACCATACTTAAATCAAAGACAGCTACACAGGCGGTAAAATCTGCCCTGGCCGAAAAAAAGGTTACCGTTGACGATGGCCAGGCCAAGGCAGTTGTACATCAATTGCGCGACACGGTGTGGGAGTGGCATACCTACATCGGCTACACCCTAGCCGCACTATTTTTGTTCAGGCTGATCATGGAGTTCTTTCAGCTCGCAGATCAAAAGTTAACACATAAAATCAGTAAGGCCTATCACCAGTTTTTTATCGTCAAAAAGCAGCGTGAACTTTCCCGGCATGAGTTTTGGGTAAAAACACTCTACGCCGTGTTTTATCTGCTATTACTTATCACCGTAATAACGGGCTTGGATCTGGCTTTTGAAGACCAAATTCCGGCACTAAAGTCATTCCATTTTCTAAAACAGGTGCATGCCTTTAATATGTACCTCATCATTGCGTTTATCATCGTCCACCTGGTGGGCGTCTGTCTCGCTGAGCGTAAGGAAAGAGATAAGGGGATTGTATCGGATATGATCAATGGCGGGAACGCGTAA
- a CDS encoding thioredoxin family protein, whose product MKLLLISIALLFSPGAAWLGDFSAAKNEAVKTHKRILINFSGSDWCGPCIRLRNEVLETSTFESYAKDHLVLVRADFPRQKKNLPSKEQIKLNEALADKYNAEGKFPYTLLVDENGKVLKAWDGFPNETPEQFVADVNGVK is encoded by the coding sequence ATGAAACTTTTACTCATTTCCATAGCCTTATTATTTAGCCCTGGTGCCGCGTGGCTGGGCGATTTTAGCGCGGCAAAAAACGAGGCCGTTAAAACGCACAAGCGTATATTGATCAATTTCTCGGGATCAGATTGGTGCGGACCGTGTATCCGCCTGCGTAACGAGGTATTGGAAACCAGTACTTTTGAAAGCTACGCCAAAGATCACCTGGTGCTGGTGCGGGCTGATTTTCCGCGTCAGAAAAAGAATCTGCCCAGTAAGGAACAGATCAAGCTGAATGAAGCGTTGGCCGACAAGTATAATGCTGAAGGCAAATTTCCTTATACCTTGCTGGTTGATGAAAATGGCAAGGTGCTAAAAGCCTGGGACGGTTTCCCGAATGAGACGCCCGAACAGTTTGTTGCCGATGTAAACGGTGTGAAATAG
- a CDS encoding DUF3570 domain-containing protein, with product MKKLFLSAAGFAMLCRINAYSQTERPDSSRSTFSLYRPVATSDSSGYQTKPLRVDEVNLVSSYYLQDGNHSAVTGGIGTEHVTDLSNGINVKMIWTGPGQHKNTLDAGLGFDNHTSASQAYVNKSGASSPTGTRIYPSLDWTSENEKKGSSFGLGTYVSSEYNYKSLGADLHFSFKTPNKMGEFGAKFQGYFDQVTMIYPSELVPGNTTVTTGGVTIVTTASGRTSTLSSGSRSYKESIPTSPRNTYSGSFSYSQIINSRLQIMLLADVVTQNGYLGLPFHRVYFNTGKDTIEHLPSTRFKLPVGIRANYFLGDRFIIRTYYRYYTDDWGTHSNTVNLEVPVKISPFFSIAPFYRYYDQTAAKYFAPYEGHLATDTYYTSNYEYAQFHSNFFGAGIRLSPPKGVAGWQSLHELELRYGHYQQTTGLVSDVISLSLGFK from the coding sequence ATGAAGAAATTATTTTTATCAGCCGCCGGCTTTGCCATGCTCTGCCGCATTAACGCCTACTCGCAAACCGAAAGACCCGATAGCAGCAGAAGTACTTTCAGCCTGTATCGGCCCGTTGCAACAAGTGACAGCTCGGGTTACCAAACCAAACCGCTCCGGGTGGATGAGGTAAACCTGGTATCCAGTTATTACCTGCAAGATGGTAATCACTCTGCCGTAACCGGGGGTATTGGTACAGAACACGTTACCGATCTTTCCAATGGCATCAACGTAAAAATGATCTGGACCGGCCCCGGTCAGCATAAAAACACACTGGATGCAGGCTTGGGTTTTGATAATCATACCTCGGCATCGCAGGCTTATGTCAATAAATCAGGCGCTTCCAGTCCGACTGGTACCCGTATCTATCCCTCGTTAGACTGGACGAGCGAGAATGAGAAGAAGGGCTCATCCTTCGGTTTAGGTACCTACGTCTCTTCGGAATATAACTACAAATCTTTGGGCGCCGATCTGCATTTTTCTTTTAAAACACCCAATAAAATGGGCGAGTTTGGTGCCAAGTTTCAGGGCTATTTTGACCAGGTGACCATGATCTATCCGTCTGAGCTGGTACCCGGAAACACCACGGTTACCACCGGCGGCGTAACCATTGTTACTACAGCCAGCGGACGTACATCTACGCTTAGCTCAGGCTCACGCAGTTATAAAGAGAGCATTCCAACCAGTCCGCGCAATACCTACAGCGGTTCGTTCTCCTATAGCCAGATTATCAACTCCAGGCTGCAAATTATGCTGCTGGCCGATGTGGTAACGCAAAACGGCTATTTGGGGCTGCCATTTCACCGGGTTTATTTTAACACCGGGAAAGATACCATAGAACATTTGCCGTCAACACGCTTTAAATTGCCGGTTGGCATCAGGGCCAACTACTTTCTGGGCGATCGGTTTATCATCCGTACCTATTACCGTTATTATACCGACGATTGGGGCACGCACTCTAACACCGTAAATCTGGAAGTTCCGGTAAAAATTTCGCCATTCTTCTCAATTGCACCGTTTTACCGATATTACGATCAAACAGCAGCCAAATACTTTGCGCCTTATGAGGGCCATTTGGCAACAGATACTTATTATACCAGTAATTATGAATACGCGCAGTTTCATAGCAATTTCTTTGGTGCGGGTATCAGGCTGTCGCCACCTAAGGGTGTGGCTGGTTGGCAAAGCCTGCATGAATTGGAATTGCGCTACGGGCATTATCAGCAAACAACAGGCCTGGTGTCTGATGTGATCTCATTAAGTCTTGGTTTTAAATAA
- a CDS encoding DUF4266 domain-containing protein yields MNKHIFKLLMALVVCGAASSCVQVREYQKNKLNDAEMTLSNRKVEKNELNFESYREAASGANAGKTGGGCGCN; encoded by the coding sequence ATGAATAAGCACATTTTTAAACTTTTGATGGCACTGGTGGTCTGCGGCGCAGCATCATCCTGCGTACAGGTGCGCGAGTATCAGAAAAACAAACTGAACGATGCCGAGATGACGCTCTCAAACCGCAAGGTTGAAAAGAACGAACTTAATTTCGAGTCATACCGAGAGGCGGCTTCGGGCGCCAATGCGGGTAAGACGGGTGGTGGTTGCGGTTGTAATTAA
- a CDS encoding FAD:protein FMN transferase: protein MQAKQLVKQGCRLMGNHFELSVVTDDVAWAERCIEAGIEEIRRIERLLTTFSDDSETAKINSSAGIAPVKVSRETFELIRRSLRISGITQGAFDITYGSIDKRLWNFDQQMTALPDSATASQMVRLINYRHVILDDVNCTVFLKERGMRIGFGGIGKGYAADRAKIVMQQLGVQHGVVNASGDLSAWGMQANGMPWTVGIANPDWSREVFSYLEMSNLAVATSGSYEKFVMIDGKRYSHTINPKTGLPVTGIKSVTIITAHAELADAMATPVMVMGIGPGLDLINQLADMEAIIIDDDNQIYTSRNIHLN from the coding sequence ATGCAAGCAAAGCAGTTGGTTAAGCAAGGATGCCGGCTCATGGGCAATCATTTTGAACTAAGTGTGGTGACGGATGATGTGGCCTGGGCCGAGCGCTGTATTGAAGCCGGTATCGAAGAGATTCGCCGGATAGAGCGCTTGCTCACTACTTTTAGTGATGACAGCGAAACTGCAAAGATCAATTCATCAGCCGGCATAGCACCGGTTAAAGTTAGCCGGGAAACATTTGAGCTGATCCGTCGCTCGCTGCGCATTTCGGGCATTACACAAGGTGCCTTTGATATTACCTACGGCTCGATTGATAAGCGCCTCTGGAATTTCGATCAGCAGATGACGGCTTTGCCCGATAGCGCAACGGCCAGTCAAATGGTTCGCCTCATTAATTATCGTCATGTGATTCTGGATGATGTCAACTGTACTGTATTCTTAAAAGAACGTGGCATGCGCATAGGCTTTGGCGGCATTGGCAAAGGCTACGCTGCCGATAGGGCCAAAATAGTAATGCAACAGTTAGGCGTACAACACGGCGTGGTTAATGCCTCCGGCGATTTGAGCGCCTGGGGCATGCAGGCCAACGGTATGCCTTGGACGGTGGGGATTGCCAACCCAGACTGGTCGCGCGAGGTTTTTTCTTACCTGGAAATGAGTAACCTGGCCGTAGCCACATCTGGTAGTTATGAAAAGTTTGTGATGATTGATGGTAAACGCTACTCGCATACCATCAACCCCAAAACCGGGTTGCCGGTTACTGGCATTAAAAGCGTAACCATTATTACAGCACACGCCGAGCTGGCCGATGCAATGGCCACGCCAGTAATGGTAATGGGCATTGGGCCGGGGCTTGATCTGATTAACCAACTGGCAGATATGGAAGCCATTATTATTGACGATGATAACCAGATCTACACTTCCCGCAACATCCATTTAAACTGA
- a CDS encoding alpha-L-fucosidase has translation MMRTKFSIRQQGALLLTLSVIYSCSTAKHTSSKSSAQKQNMVELALPAPTPMPPSPAPLPVGSVPMGDTTGVKAINMDFPMAKGPFEPTWNSIAQHYQEDAVSWLREAKFGIWVHFGPQASGLSGDWFARKMYIKGTPAYENHLKKYGSPVDSGYKDMLHEWNPKELDPAKLVKLYHDIGARFLLIQGVHHDNFDLWNSKYQPWNSVNIGPHKDLLGEWSKAVKQQGMHFGIAFHHEYTWWWWQTAYRTDDNGKMYDGRLTLADGKGKWWEGYDPKLLYGINLREYKGMDDFMSKPDGGIFTRHLDYAKWYVNRWALRILDAVNKYDPDFVYTDGDSKQPFSGDKTGTGIRSDADQRMIASYFNLELARRGKQDVFSITKFFPAGQKGIVTTMEGHFPAKIKTDQPWMGENAVGDWYYAPGFIYDPNAVIHCLLENVCKDGAYAVSIPIRPDGSLEPACLKMLHEIGDWMKINGSAIYGSKAWVKFGEGKDGKISVLPSGNLGSKQSDFKFGPEDLRFTVGKDGSLNVFTMMVPPSGSKLIVRSLNKGNADYKAISSVRLLGYNGKIDWTQDENGLHITLPDTEKFKTALCFSVN, from the coding sequence ATGATGCGAACAAAGTTTTCTATAAGGCAGCAGGGCGCGCTTTTGCTCACCCTTTCAGTCATATATAGTTGCAGCACGGCAAAGCACACGTCGTCAAAATCATCGGCGCAAAAACAAAATATGGTAGAGCTGGCGCTGCCTGCCCCTACCCCTATGCCGCCAAGCCCGGCGCCGCTGCCTGTGGGCTCTGTGCCAATGGGCGATACCACCGGCGTTAAGGCAATAAATATGGATTTCCCAATGGCCAAAGGCCCGTTTGAACCAACCTGGAACTCTATAGCTCAGCACTATCAGGAAGATGCGGTAAGCTGGCTCAGGGAAGCAAAGTTTGGTATTTGGGTGCACTTCGGTCCGCAGGCCTCTGGCTTAAGTGGCGATTGGTTTGCCCGTAAAATGTATATTAAAGGCACACCGGCTTATGAGAATCATCTAAAAAAATATGGTTCACCAGTAGACTCTGGTTATAAAGACATGCTGCACGAGTGGAACCCTAAGGAGCTGGATCCGGCCAAACTGGTGAAGCTTTATCACGATATCGGTGCCCGCTTTTTGCTGATCCAGGGTGTGCATCATGACAACTTTGATTTATGGAACTCTAAATATCAGCCGTGGAATTCGGTTAACATCGGTCCGCATAAAGACCTGCTTGGCGAGTGGTCTAAAGCTGTGAAACAACAGGGCATGCACTTCGGTATCGCTTTTCACCACGAGTATACCTGGTGGTGGTGGCAAACCGCCTACCGGACCGACGACAATGGCAAAATGTATGACGGCCGCCTAACCCTGGCAGACGGCAAAGGCAAATGGTGGGAAGGCTATGACCCTAAACTGCTGTACGGTATCAACCTGCGTGAGTATAAAGGAATGGACGACTTTATGAGCAAACCCGATGGAGGCATTTTTACCCGCCACTTAGATTACGCCAAATGGTATGTAAACCGCTGGGCCTTGCGCATACTGGACGCAGTGAATAAATACGACCCCGATTTTGTTTATACCGATGGCGACAGTAAGCAGCCCTTTAGCGGCGATAAGACAGGCACCGGCATTAGATCTGATGCCGATCAACGTATGATTGCATCGTACTTCAACCTGGAACTTGCCCGCCGCGGCAAGCAGGACGTGTTTAGCATCACCAAGTTTTTCCCTGCCGGTCAGAAAGGCATTGTAACCACCATGGAAGGCCACTTCCCCGCTAAAATAAAAACCGACCAGCCCTGGATGGGCGAAAATGCTGTTGGTGACTGGTACTACGCGCCGGGATTTATATATGACCCCAACGCTGTTATACACTGCCTGCTAGAAAACGTGTGTAAAGATGGTGCCTACGCGGTAAGCATCCCTATCAGGCCCGATGGATCGCTGGAACCGGCATGTTTGAAAATGCTGCATGAAATTGGCGACTGGATGAAGATTAACGGCAGCGCCATTTATGGCAGCAAGGCCTGGGTTAAATTTGGTGAAGGCAAAGACGGCAAGATATCGGTTTTACCCAGCGGCAACCTGGGCTCCAAGCAATCTGACTTTAAATTCGGGCCTGAAGATCTGAGATTTACTGTGGGTAAGGATGGCAGCCTGAATGTATTTACCATGATGGTTCCACCTTCGGGCTCAAAACTGATTGTCCGCTCGCTCAATAAAGGTAATGCTGATTATAAAGCCATCTCTTCTGTTCGGTTGCTGGGTTATAACGGCAAAATTGATTGGACGCAGGACGAAAACGGCTTGCACATTACCTTACCTGACACAGAGAAATTTAAGACTGCGCTTTGCTTTAGCGTAAACTAA